In the Chlorobium limicola DSM 245 genome, one interval contains:
- a CDS encoding hydroxyacylglutathione hydrolase family protein — translation MFVKQFRTGGDRNFGYLAADEPSGDALIVDASYDPCSIAEYAVRQGYRIRYVFSSHGHADHTNGNEQMERLTGLKPLLYGDICPVTGVRVEDGAVLPLGSLEVQIMHTPGHTRDSICLYVGDALFTGDTLFTGKVGGTCTDEEAKEEYESLHGRILQLPVATTVYSGHDYGERPHSTLAEEKVSNPFLLQSDFEAFLFLKNNWAAYKKANGIK, via the coding sequence ATGTTTGTCAAGCAGTTTCGTACCGGAGGCGACAGGAATTTCGGCTATCTTGCCGCTGATGAACCCTCCGGAGACGCCCTGATCGTCGATGCTTCTTACGATCCGTGTTCCATTGCCGAATACGCTGTTCGGCAGGGATATCGCATCCGCTATGTATTTTCCTCGCACGGCCATGCCGATCATACGAACGGAAACGAACAGATGGAGCGGCTGACGGGTCTCAAACCGCTGCTTTACGGGGATATCTGTCCGGTTACAGGGGTCAGGGTAGAGGATGGAGCGGTTTTGCCTCTCGGCAGCCTCGAGGTTCAAATAATGCATACGCCGGGTCATACCCGGGACTCCATCTGCCTCTATGTCGGAGATGCGCTTTTTACCGGTGATACACTCTTTACAGGAAAGGTTGGTGGCACCTGTACCGACGAAGAGGCAAAAGAGGAATACGAATCATTACACGGCAGGATTCTGCAGCTTCCCGTAGCGACGACGGTCTATTCCGGGCATGATTACGGCGAACGTCCACACTCGACTCTCGCTGAAGAAAAGGTCTCCAATCCATTTCTTCTTCAGTCGGATTTCGAGGCATTTCTTTTCCTGAAAAACAACTGGGCCGCTTATAAAAAAGCTAATGGGATAAAATAA
- a CDS encoding succinate dehydrogenase/fumarate reductase iron-sulfur subunit: protein MTGVTELHKEEKRDITLRVFRFNPQVDSKPYFDDYTIQTEKGITVLRSLNYIKEHVDASVSFRAFCQAGICGSCGMRINGISKLACTTQVWDELEKAREPGVIKIEPLRNMPLIKDLIVDMDPLVDKMKHYSNWVESRMPEHDMGKKEFLVSEEEFLKYDKATDCILCASCVSECTILRAHKEYVSPAVLLKSYRMNVDSRDAIHDVRLGELVKDHGVWDCTHCYRCQETCVKHIPIMDAIHGIREDALEVRGARDTSGAKHAEAFMEDIEKKGKLVEATLPIRTNGIAWTLQNLLPMAMKMIMKRRTPPPPPLVKPAKGMKKFRELFREMTEHVKAEQKSHKK, encoded by the coding sequence ATGACAGGAGTCACAGAACTGCATAAGGAAGAGAAAAGAGATATAACCCTCAGGGTCTTCCGTTTTAACCCGCAGGTAGACAGCAAGCCGTACTTTGATGACTATACGATACAGACTGAAAAAGGTATCACGGTTCTTCGTTCTCTTAATTATATCAAGGAGCACGTCGATGCTTCGGTGAGTTTCAGGGCTTTTTGCCAGGCAGGCATCTGCGGTTCATGCGGCATGCGGATCAACGGCATATCGAAACTCGCCTGTACCACCCAGGTGTGGGACGAACTCGAAAAAGCCCGTGAACCTGGTGTCATCAAGATCGAGCCGCTGCGCAATATGCCGCTTATCAAGGATCTCATTGTCGATATGGATCCTCTGGTCGACAAGATGAAGCACTATTCAAACTGGGTCGAGTCCAGAATGCCCGAGCACGACATGGGCAAAAAGGAGTTTCTGGTTTCCGAAGAGGAGTTCCTGAAGTATGACAAGGCAACCGATTGTATTCTCTGTGCATCCTGCGTTTCCGAGTGCACCATTCTCAGAGCGCACAAGGAATACGTTTCGCCGGCGGTTCTTCTGAAGTCTTACCGGATGAACGTGGACAGTCGCGATGCCATTCATGATGTGCGTCTCGGGGAACTGGTGAAGGATCACGGGGTATGGGACTGCACGCACTGTTACCGCTGCCAGGAGACCTGCGTGAAACATATTCCCATTATGGATGCCATTCATGGCATTCGTGAAGATGCTCTTGAAGTTAGGGGAGCCAGGGACACGAGCGGAGCGAAGCATGCCGAGGCTTTCATGGAGGATATTGAAAAGAAGGGCAAGCTCGTCGAGGCCACCCTGCCTATCCGGACGAACGGTATTGCCTGGACGCTCCAGAACCTTCTGCCGATGGCGATGAAGATGATTATGAAACGCAGAACACCGCCACCTCCGCCGCTGGTCAAGCCGGCCAAAGGGATGAAAAAATTCAGAGAGCTGTTCAGGGAGATGACGGAACACGTCAAAGCGGAACAGAAATCTCATAAAAAATAA
- a CDS encoding FAD-dependent oxidoreductase yields the protein MKPFDIVIVGGGGAGLYAAMEAMKTNPSLNIAVLSKVYPNRSHTSAAQGGANAALANKAKDDTVELHIFDTIKGSDYLADQDAVEILCSEAPKIIRELDNIGTPWSRLDDNTIAQRPFGGAGRPRCCYCADKTGHTILQTLYEQCLKKGVFFFNEYFALNLSVNGSRMKGLVAMNIKTGKVEAFPARTVILATGGYAKMYWNRSSNAAGNTGDGQAIAYRAGIPLKDMEFVQFHPTGLRKSGLLVTEGARGEGGYLINKDGERFMSRYAPEKMELGPRDLVSRSLETEILQGRGFDSPAGKYIHLDLTHLGADLIKSRLPQIREMSMYFEGVDPIEEPIPVRPTAHYSMGGIDTDNFGRTVMDGVYSAGESACVSVHGANRLGGNSLLDILVFGRIAGRAAAEEARKFEPSQISDQEVKDTEALLRSYMQPSGHFERYGALREELGQTLANNVGIYREASKIHKGIAEIHDLRERFRHVRVFDTSDVYNTNLLQVLELKNMLDLAETVAAGALAREESRGSHTRTDFPVRDDVKWHKHTLATLDGDSVKLGEKPVIMGRYELQERTY from the coding sequence ATGAAACCATTTGATATTGTTATCGTCGGAGGAGGTGGTGCCGGTTTATACGCGGCTATGGAGGCCATGAAAACCAATCCCTCACTCAATATTGCCGTGCTTTCCAAAGTGTATCCGAACCGCTCCCATACTTCGGCTGCCCAGGGCGGAGCCAATGCGGCTCTTGCCAACAAAGCAAAAGATGATACGGTGGAACTGCATATTTTCGATACCATCAAGGGCAGCGATTATCTCGCGGATCAGGACGCCGTTGAGATTCTCTGTTCCGAAGCTCCGAAAATCATCCGGGAGCTTGACAACATCGGCACTCCCTGGTCAAGGCTTGACGATAACACGATCGCGCAGCGTCCTTTCGGCGGAGCTGGAAGACCCCGATGCTGTTACTGTGCCGACAAGACCGGCCATACGATTCTGCAGACATTATATGAACAGTGCCTCAAGAAAGGCGTGTTTTTCTTCAATGAATATTTCGCACTGAATCTGTCCGTCAATGGCAGCCGCATGAAAGGTCTTGTTGCCATGAACATCAAGACCGGAAAAGTCGAGGCATTCCCTGCCAGAACCGTGATTTTAGCAACAGGCGGCTATGCCAAGATGTACTGGAACCGTTCAAGCAATGCTGCAGGCAATACCGGAGACGGCCAGGCAATCGCATATCGTGCAGGTATTCCCCTGAAGGATATGGAGTTCGTACAGTTTCACCCGACAGGGCTCCGCAAAAGCGGCCTTCTTGTTACTGAAGGAGCAAGGGGTGAGGGTGGTTATCTGATCAACAAGGATGGCGAACGCTTCATGTCGAGATACGCTCCGGAAAAGATGGAACTCGGGCCGAGGGATCTTGTTTCCCGTTCTCTTGAAACCGAGATTCTGCAGGGAAGGGGTTTTGACAGTCCGGCAGGCAAATATATTCATCTCGACCTTACGCATCTTGGCGCCGATCTGATCAAATCAAGGCTTCCGCAGATCAGGGAGATGTCCATGTATTTCGAGGGCGTTGATCCTATCGAGGAGCCTATTCCGGTAAGGCCGACAGCTCACTACTCGATGGGCGGCATCGATACCGACAATTTCGGAAGGACCGTTATGGACGGCGTGTATTCGGCCGGCGAGAGTGCCTGCGTATCCGTTCATGGAGCCAATCGTCTCGGGGGTAACTCTCTTCTCGATATTCTTGTGTTCGGTCGCATAGCCGGACGCGCAGCCGCAGAGGAGGCACGTAAATTCGAGCCTTCGCAAATCTCCGATCAGGAGGTCAAGGATACCGAAGCCCTGCTCAGAAGTTATATGCAGCCGTCCGGTCATTTTGAGCGGTACGGTGCGTTGCGTGAAGAGCTCGGGCAGACTTTGGCCAACAACGTCGGCATCTATCGGGAGGCCTCCAAGATTCATAAAGGTATTGCCGAGATTCATGACCTCAGGGAGCGTTTCAGGCATGTTCGTGTTTTCGATACCAGCGATGTGTACAATACCAATCTTCTTCAGGTTCTCGAACTGAAAAATATGCTCGATCTTGCAGAAACTGTTGCTGCAGGTGCACTTGCCCGTGAAGAGAGTCGTGGTTCGCATACCCGCACCGATTTTCCGGTAAGGGATGATGTGAAATGGCATAAGCATACTCTTGCTACTCTTGACGGCGATAGCGTGAAGCTGGGAGAAAAGCCTGTGATCATGGGGCGGTACGAACTTCAGGAAAGAACTTATTAA
- a CDS encoding CoB--CoM heterodisulfide reductase iron-sulfur subunit B family protein, with protein MKRYAYYLSCINESMTKEVDRSIDLWQNDLGIEMVKLHESTCCGGSNLDYVSPKHFALVNGRNIALAEKLGLDLVVSCNTCLMTIRTAKKKLDESPDLKKEVNDLLKKEGLEYKGTSNVRHLLWVLAEDVGFEAIRQKVRVPLNKYRIAPFYGCHILRPSTVLGKDDPLDPSSLDKLIEALGGTSLPYEHKNRCCGFHTLLVAEEESLNVAAEALEEAIQIKADFIVTPCPLCHTVLDGYQAKALKQAHIQSSIPVFHLSEMVGLALGYTDKQLGIKRHIVS; from the coding sequence ATGAAGAGGTACGCTTACTACCTGAGCTGTATTAACGAATCCATGACCAAAGAGGTCGATCGTTCCATCGATCTCTGGCAGAATGATCTCGGCATCGAAATGGTGAAACTGCACGAGAGCACCTGTTGCGGGGGGAGCAACCTCGATTATGTGAGCCCGAAACATTTTGCGCTGGTCAACGGTCGCAATATAGCCCTTGCCGAAAAACTCGGTCTTGATCTTGTCGTTTCCTGCAACACCTGTCTGATGACCATCCGTACGGCCAAGAAAAAGCTCGATGAATCGCCTGACCTTAAAAAAGAGGTTAACGATCTTCTGAAAAAAGAGGGGCTGGAGTACAAGGGAACCTCGAATGTTCGTCATCTTCTCTGGGTGCTTGCAGAAGATGTCGGGTTTGAAGCGATCCGGCAAAAAGTCAGGGTTCCATTGAACAAGTACAGGATAGCTCCGTTTTACGGCTGTCACATTCTCAGACCCTCGACGGTTCTCGGAAAGGATGATCCGCTCGATCCGAGTTCACTGGACAAACTGATCGAGGCGCTGGGCGGAACCTCGCTCCCCTATGAACATAAAAACCGCTGCTGTGGATTTCATACGCTACTGGTAGCCGAAGAGGAGTCTCTCAATGTGGCTGCCGAAGCGCTTGAGGAGGCTATTCAGATAAAAGCCGATTTTATCGTTACACCATGCCCGCTCTGTCATACGGTTCTCGACGGCTACCAGGCAAAAGCCCTGAAGCAGGCTCATATTCAGAGTTCCATTCCTGTTTTCCATCTTTCCGAAATGGTAGGTCTGGCACTCGGTTA
- a CDS encoding CBS domain-containing protein: MDQLITLRTLPISALMQKDFQMIKGSCTVAEALQIMKRTKQSGLIVEPRNEDDCYGIVTEKDILEKVIDPGEDVHRDPWNTPVFQIMSKPIISINPELRVKYALRLMKRTNVRRLTVMEGNKVIGVLNMTDVLQAVEELPIHDDHIAL, from the coding sequence ATGGATCAGCTTATAACCCTGCGGACTCTTCCGATATCGGCATTGATGCAGAAAGATTTTCAGATGATCAAAGGCAGCTGTACAGTTGCTGAAGCCCTGCAGATCATGAAGCGGACGAAACAGAGCGGCCTTATTGTCGAGCCCCGCAATGAAGACGACTGTTACGGCATTGTGACCGAAAAGGATATTCTGGAAAAAGTCATCGATCCCGGAGAAGATGTACATCGCGATCCCTGGAATACACCGGTTTTTCAGATCATGAGCAAGCCGATTATCAGCATCAATCCTGAACTCAGGGTAAAGTATGCCCTTCGTCTGATGAAAAGAACCAATGTCAGACGGCTGACCGTTATGGAGGGGAATAAGGTGATCGGTGTACTGAATATGACCGATGTTCTTCAGGCTGTAGAGGAACTTCCGATTCATGACGACCACATAGCGTTATAA